The following are encoded in a window of Fibrobacter sp. UWB2 genomic DNA:
- a CDS encoding DNA methylase, translating to MRLPRETRTYVAIDLKSFFASVECVLRGLDPLSTNLVVADASRTEKTICLAVSPSLKAYGIPGRARLFEVIQKVREVKRQTGKDVEYIVAPPQMAKYVEYSTRVFNVYLKYVSADDIHVYSIDECFIDLTHYLSMYKKSARELAKDMIRDVLETTGITATAGIGTNLYLCKIAMDVMAKHVAPDADGVRIAELDEMTYRKELWGHRPITSFWQLGRGIAERLAHCYLNNGRGIFTMGDLARASVKHPDALYKMFGVNAEILIDHAWGYEPCGIAEIKQYKSKTHSIGGGQVLSCAYDCAKAKIVIREMVDTLALDLVEKGLVTNGLTLHVGYDRENVDKGIYHGETVIDNYGREIPKPAHGTAPLLNYTSSASTIAEAVMKLADRIMNPSLTVKRLNLTANNVLEATQESYDLFTDVKKIEREKKMMQAQIAIKKRFGKNAIFKGMDMQEGATTRERNQQIGGHKA from the coding sequence ATGAGATTGCCGCGCGAAACACGTACTTATGTTGCTATCGACTTGAAGTCGTTTTTTGCGTCTGTGGAGTGCGTGCTTCGCGGACTTGATCCGCTTTCGACGAATCTTGTGGTGGCGGATGCGAGCCGTACCGAAAAGACGATTTGTCTTGCGGTGAGCCCGAGCCTTAAAGCTTACGGGATTCCAGGGCGTGCACGCCTTTTTGAAGTTATCCAAAAAGTACGCGAAGTCAAACGCCAAACGGGCAAGGATGTAGAGTATATTGTTGCCCCTCCGCAAATGGCGAAGTACGTGGAATATTCCACCCGCGTTTTTAACGTTTATCTAAAATACGTGAGCGCAGACGATATCCATGTCTATTCCATTGACGAATGCTTTATCGACTTGACGCATTACCTTTCGATGTACAAAAAGTCGGCGCGGGAACTTGCCAAAGACATGATTCGCGATGTGCTTGAAACGACGGGCATCACGGCTACAGCGGGCATCGGGACAAACCTTTACCTTTGCAAAATTGCGATGGACGTGATGGCGAAGCATGTGGCTCCTGATGCTGATGGCGTTCGCATTGCAGAACTCGACGAGATGACGTACCGCAAGGAACTTTGGGGCCATCGGCCGATTACGAGCTTTTGGCAATTGGGGCGCGGCATTGCTGAGCGCCTTGCGCATTGCTACTTGAATAACGGTCGTGGCATTTTTACGATGGGAGACCTTGCGCGTGCTAGTGTCAAGCATCCTGATGCGCTTTACAAGATGTTCGGCGTGAATGCCGAAATCCTGATTGACCATGCGTGGGGCTATGAGCCGTGTGGCATTGCCGAAATCAAACAGTACAAATCCAAGACGCATAGCATTGGCGGTGGGCAGGTTTTAAGTTGTGCATACGACTGTGCCAAGGCGAAAATCGTCATCCGCGAAATGGTCGATACGCTTGCACTCGACCTTGTCGAGAAAGGTTTGGTCACGAACGGCCTTACGCTCCATGTGGGCTATGACCGCGAAAATGTGGACAAGGGAATATATCACGGTGAGACGGTTATCGATAATTACGGGCGCGAAATCCCGAAGCCTGCACATGGGACGGCTCCGCTCTTGAATTACACTTCGTCGGCATCGACAATTGCAGAAGCGGTGATGAAACTTGCAGACCGCATCATGAATCCGTCGCTTACGGTGAAACGATTGAATCTCACAGCGAATAACGTCTTGGAGGCAACGCAAGAAAGCTATGACCTCTTCACGGATGTGAAAAAGATTGAACGCGAAAAGAAGATGATGCAGGCGCAGATTGCCATCAAGAAGCGCTTTGGCAAGAACGCCATTTTCAAGGGAATGGATATGCAGGAGGGCGCGACCACCCGCGAGCGCAACCAGCAAATCGGAGGGCATAAGGCATGA
- a CDS encoding diguanylate cyclase domain-containing protein has product MNFDVLLSHYRAKACVVSVEFFPDGTYGNIRVVAGNKAHCDDMAALNHPFEPGCPYEACFPKNPNFEDHCFRCIHDGKPLHAYVDLYMMGLWLNMFLMPLDSDQENIGYCIYCYDVAPKVDSSAMADLSADTAADVLKACIKLRGSQNIRQAFQEVIEDIGAICGSDHCCVLLTDDEKHECTTFAEFLREGSGLYPMSRYIQGFYEIAQTWPDTLAGSTCIIIKDEHDMEKLLEQNPVWKASLDQAGIKTVVLYPLRHGGELLGYMWALNFNVENVLKIKETLELTTFFLASEISNYLLLDKLKILSTIDTLTSVRNRNEMNNRVDRIVAGNEPVPQGVLFADLNGLKRVNDEQGHAAGDKMLRAAASILQSVFHDGEVYRAGGDEFMILVNEISEDDVQDRVARVHFLSGKTENVRFSIGVCYGKKNIRKAMRLADERMYAFKNGYYEAHPELKYR; this is encoded by the coding sequence ATGAATTTTGATGTTCTGTTGTCGCACTATAGAGCGAAGGCCTGCGTCGTTTCCGTCGAATTTTTTCCGGACGGGACGTATGGGAATATTCGCGTAGTCGCGGGTAACAAGGCGCACTGTGACGACATGGCGGCGCTGAACCATCCGTTTGAGCCCGGCTGCCCTTACGAAGCCTGCTTCCCCAAGAATCCGAATTTCGAAGACCATTGCTTCCGTTGCATTCACGACGGCAAGCCGCTCCATGCTTACGTGGACCTTTACATGATGGGCCTCTGGCTTAACATGTTCCTTATGCCGTTGGATTCAGACCAGGAAAATATCGGCTATTGCATTTATTGCTACGATGTAGCGCCTAAGGTGGATTCTTCGGCGATGGCGGACCTTTCTGCAGATACCGCTGCCGATGTTCTCAAGGCATGCATCAAGTTGCGCGGGTCGCAAAATATTAGACAGGCGTTCCAGGAAGTTATTGAGGATATCGGCGCCATTTGTGGATCCGACCATTGCTGTGTCTTGCTGACGGATGATGAAAAGCATGAGTGTACGACTTTTGCAGAATTTCTCCGTGAAGGTTCGGGCCTGTATCCGATGTCTCGTTATATCCAAGGTTTTTATGAGATTGCCCAAACATGGCCAGATACGCTTGCCGGTAGCACCTGCATTATTATAAAAGATGAACACGACATGGAAAAGCTGCTGGAGCAAAATCCGGTTTGGAAGGCGTCTCTGGACCAGGCTGGGATAAAGACTGTTGTGTTATATCCGCTTCGCCATGGCGGTGAACTGCTCGGTTACATGTGGGCATTGAACTTCAATGTCGAAAACGTTTTGAAGATTAAGGAAACGCTTGAACTCACGACGTTCTTCCTCGCTTCTGAAATTTCGAACTATCTGCTCTTGGATAAATTAAAAATCCTGAGCACGATTGATACGCTCACGAGTGTTAGAAACCGTAACGAGATGAACAACCGCGTGGACCGCATTGTTGCTGGAAACGAACCTGTGCCGCAGGGTGTGCTTTTTGCAGACTTGAATGGGCTCAAGCGCGTGAATGACGAACAAGGTCATGCCGCGGGCGATAAGATGTTGCGTGCCGCCGCTTCCATTTTGCAGAGTGTGTTCCACGATGGCGAAGTGTACCGCGCAGGCGGTGATGAATTCATGATTCTCGTGAACGAGATCAGTGAAGACGACGTGCAGGATCGCGTGGCCCGTGTGCACTTCTTGTCGGGCAAGACGGAAAACGTCCGCTTCTCGATTGGCGTGTGCTATGGCAAGAAGAATATCCGCAAGGCCATGCGTTTAGCTGATGAGCGCATGTATGCCTTTAAGAACGGCTACTACGAAGCTCACCCGGAATTGAAGTATCGGTAG
- a CDS encoding tetratricopeptide repeat protein, which translates to MRISTVFKICSLSMLMAVASFARPINDGNKLFAAGDYAGALEKYMKAREAEPANPLLFYNIGTCQYKLGNFEEAKKELESAVRMPDKNMAAKAAYNLANTYFRVGEKAQEPSARIAAWRESVAYLKKAIDLDNDFENAKKNVEIVQRKLKEELDKQKENKDQNQNQNDQKQPPLSDNAKQVLARALQLCKDGKYAEGKQMLENLIAEDETASQLSGHVQRIDDVIEIKAGRKPKTKIDASNTDNDLEVI; encoded by the coding sequence ATGCGAATTTCTACTGTATTTAAGATTTGTTCTTTGTCGATGCTTATGGCTGTGGCTTCGTTTGCCCGGCCGATTAACGATGGCAATAAGCTCTTTGCCGCTGGCGATTATGCCGGCGCGCTCGAAAAGTACATGAAGGCCCGCGAAGCGGAGCCCGCAAATCCGCTTTTGTTCTACAACATTGGAACGTGCCAGTACAAGCTCGGCAATTTTGAAGAAGCCAAGAAGGAACTTGAAAGTGCCGTGCGCATGCCGGACAAGAATATGGCTGCTAAGGCGGCGTACAATCTGGCCAATACGTATTTCCGCGTGGGCGAGAAGGCTCAAGAACCGAGTGCTCGCATTGCGGCCTGGCGAGAATCGGTTGCTTATCTGAAAAAGGCGATTGACCTAGACAACGATTTCGAAAATGCGAAGAAGAACGTGGAAATTGTCCAGCGCAAGCTTAAGGAAGAACTCGACAAGCAAAAAGAAAACAAGGACCAGAACCAAAATCAGAACGACCAGAAACAACCTCCGCTGAGCGATAATGCAAAGCAGGTCTTGGCTCGTGCGCTCCAGCTTTGCAAGGATGGCAAGTATGCCGAAGGCAAGCAGATGCTCGAGAACCTGATTGCCGAAGACGAGACCGCAAGCCAGTTGAGCGGCCACGTGCAGCGCATTGACGACGTCATCGAAATCAAGGCCGGCCGCAAGCCCAAGACGAAGATTGACGCCAGCAACACCGACAACGACCTGGAGGTGATCTAA
- a CDS encoding glycosyltransferase family 39 protein, with product MDRVLAWLKSRTAAQFVFAAILLLGTFARVYMFGSVPGDINQDEAFAGYNAYTLLHHAADSYGYRLPVYLTAWGSGMNALESYLMIPFVALFGMHVWVIRLPMLLVGLLSLAAVYFLVRRFSSERFALGATLLLAISPWHVMLSRWALESNLAPGFVLFGLFFFVKGLEKPKFLIASAAFYGLSLYAYATIWVAVPFIILLNVLYALWTKSIHNNRYTWISLGVLAALALPLMLFMLVNKGVINEIRLPFISIPKLVYFRASEISFQKIPENFMNLWNILKNQSDGLPWNCIRNFGLFYPVTLAFFFVGLVENIWQVVRDVKARKLGLPFFMLAWLLAAFTIGILISVNVNRVNLIFIPIIVMAAQGIIIAFSYIHPKLICVPLVAYLLCFANFEREYFTIYKDQIANPFCEGIGDAMEFAQSQSKPGDKIYVDPGVSYPRVLFYGKVDLNSYLSTVRYTNFPSAFLYVHEFDRYVFTFDLDNADTQAVYLMENKDSRLSWFEQRGFSVRNFGKYIVAYPAKLL from the coding sequence ATGGACAGGGTTCTTGCTTGGCTGAAATCGCGAACGGCTGCGCAATTTGTCTTTGCCGCAATTTTGCTGTTGGGGACGTTTGCTCGTGTCTATATGTTCGGCTCTGTGCCGGGCGATATCAACCAGGACGAAGCTTTTGCGGGCTATAACGCCTATACGCTCTTGCACCACGCTGCTGATTCTTACGGCTACCGCTTACCGGTTTACTTGACTGCCTGGGGTTCCGGCATGAACGCTCTCGAATCGTATTTGATGATTCCGTTTGTGGCGCTCTTCGGGATGCATGTCTGGGTGATCCGTTTGCCGATGCTTTTGGTGGGCCTCTTGTCGCTTGCGGCGGTTTACTTCTTGGTGCGCCGATTCTCGAGCGAACGCTTTGCTTTGGGAGCAACACTTTTGCTTGCGATTTCTCCGTGGCACGTGATGCTTTCGCGCTGGGCGCTTGAATCGAACTTGGCGCCGGGCTTTGTGCTGTTCGGACTTTTCTTCTTTGTGAAAGGCCTTGAAAAGCCGAAGTTCTTGATTGCCTCGGCTGCGTTTTATGGACTCTCGCTTTATGCGTATGCGACCATCTGGGTGGCCGTTCCGTTCATCATCTTGTTGAACGTACTTTATGCTCTTTGGACAAAGTCTATTCACAACAATCGTTACACTTGGATTTCGCTTGGCGTGCTTGCTGCACTTGCGCTCCCGCTCATGCTTTTTATGCTCGTGAACAAGGGCGTCATCAATGAAATCCGCTTGCCGTTTATCAGCATCCCGAAGCTTGTTTATTTCCGTGCAAGCGAAATTTCGTTCCAAAAGATTCCCGAAAATTTCATGAACCTTTGGAACATTTTGAAGAACCAGTCCGATGGACTCCCGTGGAATTGCATCCGCAATTTTGGGCTTTTCTATCCGGTGACGCTTGCGTTTTTCTTTGTCGGCCTTGTCGAAAACATTTGGCAGGTCGTGCGTGATGTGAAAGCGCGCAAGCTTGGGCTCCCGTTCTTTATGCTTGCCTGGCTGCTCGCCGCTTTTACGATTGGAATTTTAATTAGCGTCAATGTCAATCGCGTGAACTTGATTTTTATCCCGATTATCGTCATGGCTGCGCAAGGGATTATTATCGCGTTTAGCTATATCCACCCGAAGTTGATTTGCGTTCCGCTGGTCGCGTATCTCTTATGCTTTGCAAATTTTGAGCGAGAATACTTTACGATTTATAAGGACCAGATTGCAAATCCATTCTGCGAAGGCATTGGCGATGCCATGGAATTTGCACAGTCGCAGTCGAAACCGGGTGATAAAATTTATGTGGACCCGGGCGTAAGCTACCCGCGAGTGCTTTTTTACGGCAAGGTGGACCTGAATTCTTACCTTTCGACGGTCCGCTACACGAATTTCCCGAGCGCATTCCTCTACGTGCACGAATTTGACCGCTATGTTTTCACGTTTGATTTGGATAATGCCGATACGCAAGCGGTTTATCTTATGGAAAACAAGGATTCTAGACTTTCTTGGTTTGAACAGCGTGGCTTTTCGGTTCGTAATTTTGGAAAATATATTGTAGCATACCCCGCAAAATTACTCTGA
- a CDS encoding NPCBM/NEW2 domain-containing protein has protein sequence MKNNKSLQYFLIWGVICLLANLFCTNAAAFGGDQNYWVDWVKQLSKNGLERFNGNYPPLYVFWLWIVAQVHSLANIPIEKGTLIKFFCLWPVYFGHVGLVDLASRLVARFKLPKYSAHLVLAFVALNPALLLDGPIWGQVDLFPCIFGIAALYCINFRGLFKYASMFFALALLAKFQMILLLPIFGGIFLRRYKQSWRGLPLMAVAIVLVLLPFFVAGNLSGLLTHAYLNTTEQYPFSTYNAANTWMFFVGNTSRDANPLFGLSPEGIGFLLSPSWLGKILFVIISAYILKCALFAKTLRRTFELATWEAFAFFLVLPGMHERYLIYAVPFACVWMVLETKKAWIWSLLVTAICAMNISMVNGFKGADLWVPVSGLALLIFIAGVVNNFAPRAFPALIEKLARIPFPRFTPYVVLALFLFPMLISEIVGLMPVNVELLSNQFYLTDLPIDHFTQQYGRPRVNRAVDGATLTVRGQQYKNGIGTHANSELFFKMPADADSLEFVVGIDDEAGGGGSVRFIVATPEETLWKGDVVFGNRKPQAGKVYIGGKQTIILKADADGDNAYDHADWLNVIVTKRK, from the coding sequence GTGAAAAACAATAAGTCTCTCCAGTATTTTTTGATTTGGGGCGTCATCTGCCTGCTTGCAAACTTGTTCTGCACGAATGCAGCCGCTTTTGGCGGTGACCAGAACTATTGGGTGGATTGGGTCAAGCAACTGTCGAAAAACGGTCTTGAACGCTTTAACGGTAACTATCCTCCGCTTTATGTTTTTTGGCTCTGGATTGTGGCGCAAGTCCATAGCTTGGCAAACATCCCGATAGAAAAGGGAACTCTTATCAAGTTCTTCTGCCTGTGGCCGGTTTACTTTGGTCATGTTGGACTTGTCGATTTGGCGAGCCGCCTGGTAGCACGCTTCAAGTTGCCGAAGTACTCTGCACATCTCGTGCTTGCGTTTGTGGCCTTGAACCCTGCGCTTTTGCTCGACGGTCCGATTTGGGGACAGGTCGATTTGTTCCCCTGCATCTTTGGCATTGCCGCCCTTTACTGCATCAACTTCCGCGGACTTTTCAAGTACGCTTCGATGTTCTTTGCACTTGCGCTCTTGGCTAAGTTCCAGATGATTTTGCTTTTGCCGATTTTCGGTGGCATTTTCCTCCGTCGCTATAAGCAGTCCTGGCGCGGGCTCCCGCTCATGGCGGTTGCAATTGTGCTTGTGCTTTTGCCGTTTTTTGTCGCAGGGAACCTCTCGGGGCTCCTCACGCATGCTTACCTCAACACGACGGAACAGTACCCGTTCTCGACTTACAATGCTGCAAACACTTGGATGTTCTTTGTGGGCAATACGAGCCGTGATGCCAATCCGCTTTTCGGGCTCTCGCCGGAAGGTATTGGATTTTTGCTTTCGCCGTCTTGGCTTGGAAAAATCTTGTTCGTGATTATCTCGGCATACATTTTAAAGTGCGCACTCTTTGCAAAGACGCTCCGCCGCACGTTTGAACTTGCGACTTGGGAAGCATTTGCTTTCTTCCTTGTGTTGCCGGGCATGCACGAACGTTACCTGATTTACGCTGTTCCATTTGCTTGCGTGTGGATGGTGCTTGAAACGAAGAAGGCCTGGATTTGGTCGCTTCTGGTGACTGCTATTTGCGCTATGAATATTTCGATGGTGAATGGCTTCAAGGGTGCGGACTTGTGGGTCCCGGTTTCTGGACTTGCGCTCCTCATCTTCATTGCAGGTGTTGTGAACAACTTTGCCCCGCGTGCGTTCCCGGCGCTGATTGAAAAGCTTGCCCGCATCCCGTTCCCGCGCTTTACGCCGTACGTGGTACTTGCACTGTTCCTTTTCCCGATGCTCATTTCTGAAATTGTCGGACTCATGCCGGTCAATGTAGAACTCCTGTCGAACCAGTTCTACCTCACAGATTTGCCGATTGACCATTTCACGCAGCAGTACGGGAGGCCTCGTGTGAACCGCGCTGTCGATGGCGCTACGCTTACCGTTCGTGGTCAGCAGTACAAGAACGGCATTGGTACGCACGCCAATTCTGAACTGTTCTTCAAGATGCCTGCGGATGCGGACTCGCTCGAATTTGTCGTGGGCATTGATGACGAAGCGGGTGGCGGTGGCTCCGTGCGCTTTATTGTGGCAACGCCCGAAGAAACGCTCTGGAAAGGTGACGTCGTGTTCGGCAATAGAAAGCCGCAGGCGGGTAAAGTCTATATCGGAGGCAAGCAGACGATTATCCTCAAGGCTGATGCCGATGGCGACAACGCTTATGACCATGCCGACTGGCTGAATGTCATCGTGACAAAGAGGAAGTAA
- a CDS encoding acyltransferase yields MQKSPNEIDNFLTPDDTKIMKGIAIICMLLHHLWFFPNRIPGGGVVGLLTLFNSPATLYVGIFGKICVPMFFFFGGYGVYKSSYGKPYDIVGRLKRLYFAYWKVFLIFVPIGFLFFSSQVPYCSDPFIYSRFAIFSPRELLSNFFGFTSTYNREWWFLISYVFALISFPLIRAVIDRYSARINLFIIVIVSLLFAHIFPGLKTVTALGVLGNSHMYLRFFCQIAPYAACFWMGAIVARNGLFDRLHGSLKQHKLLNPLVDIAVWCMVIVMRQNEVGDIFDVFFIPVLTVASMDLLNHIKLLKKGIWYLGRQSTSMWLIHPFFCYYFDVPAKIVAAPHYAIPSLLVLIAMTYIASVLLAYFWKGVGFVFQKANAVKINFKHFGASGEKQ; encoded by the coding sequence ATGCAAAAAAGTCCAAACGAAATCGATAATTTTTTAACACCTGACGATACCAAAATTATGAAGGGGATTGCCATTATCTGCATGCTCCTGCATCATCTTTGGTTTTTCCCGAATCGAATCCCTGGTGGCGGCGTTGTGGGCTTGCTCACATTGTTTAATTCTCCGGCGACGCTTTACGTAGGAATTTTTGGCAAAATCTGCGTCCCGATGTTCTTCTTCTTTGGCGGGTATGGCGTTTACAAGAGCAGCTACGGAAAACCGTACGATATTGTGGGACGCCTCAAGAGACTTTATTTTGCATACTGGAAAGTCTTTCTTATTTTCGTCCCGATTGGTTTTCTGTTTTTCTCTTCTCAAGTTCCGTATTGCAGTGATCCTTTTATTTATTCTCGTTTTGCGATTTTTTCGCCCAGAGAACTGCTTTCGAACTTCTTTGGATTTACTTCGACGTACAACAGGGAATGGTGGTTCCTGATAAGTTATGTGTTTGCCTTGATTTCTTTTCCGCTTATCAGGGCTGTTATTGACCGCTATTCGGCAAGAATCAATTTGTTTATCATCGTGATTGTGTCGCTCTTGTTTGCGCATATTTTCCCTGGGCTTAAAACAGTGACTGCGCTTGGAGTGCTTGGCAATAGCCACATGTATCTCCGCTTTTTCTGCCAGATTGCTCCGTATGCGGCATGCTTCTGGATGGGCGCTATCGTTGCCCGTAACGGGCTTTTTGACCGCCTGCATGGATCGTTGAAACAACATAAGCTTTTGAATCCGCTTGTGGATATCGCCGTCTGGTGCATGGTCATTGTGATGCGCCAAAATGAAGTGGGTGATATTTTTGACGTGTTCTTTATCCCGGTTTTGACGGTGGCGAGCATGGACTTGCTGAACCACATTAAACTCCTGAAAAAGGGAATTTGGTATCTCGGCCGCCAGAGCACCTCGATGTGGCTTATCCATCCGTTCTTCTGCTACTATTTTGATGTCCCGGCAAAGATTGTCGCGGCTCCGCATTATGCGATTCCGTCGCTTTTGGTGCTTATCGCCATGACGTACATCGCATCGGTACTTTTGGCTTATTTCTGGAAGGGTGTTGGTTTTGTTTTTCAGAAGGCGAATGCCGTGAAGATTAATTTTAAACATTTTGGAGCTTCGGGTGAAAAACAATAA
- a CDS encoding acyltransferase — MPEIKSLAAKNHSIELVRIIACLLVIMAHSQLSVVEENAIVSGRLAFSTIIADDVPLFLLVTGFFLFGRIKSDADIIPTFPYKAKSFLSRVYIPTLVYILISIFYRHFTETQLPTSSLDWDYLWRFIFRLAPGDHLWYICTYMSFIFFFPMLAFVCQDNPQKNKLRRTLLAIAIAGAVVSDIQYFFKMSMFELDKFLWGYCTIFLILGYELSLFIRKFDDRQKKLLAMGIAIYLLGFLIKFGLQNYMFSHYGYVDNKFRWLQSSLCFVTATGMFMTVYALGTWIKQNSIIARIINYIGSCTFAIYLFHMLVLNSTWNFRGMLWRNFHYTMTLPNITAYYIVNSLAVFGITLAIAIVFKYVVEKPVAKLFK, encoded by the coding sequence ATGCCCGAAATAAAGAGCCTGGCGGCCAAAAATCATTCCATTGAACTCGTAAGAATCATTGCGTGCTTGCTTGTCATCATGGCACATAGCCAGCTCAGCGTTGTCGAAGAAAACGCCATTGTCAGCGGAAGACTCGCATTTTCAACCATTATCGCAGACGATGTTCCGCTATTTTTATTGGTGACCGGGTTCTTTCTCTTTGGGCGCATCAAATCCGACGCCGACATTATCCCGACTTTTCCCTACAAGGCAAAATCATTTCTCTCACGCGTTTACATCCCGACCCTCGTCTATATCCTAATTAGCATTTTCTATCGCCACTTCACAGAGACGCAATTGCCTACTTCAAGTCTCGATTGGGATTATTTATGGCGTTTTATTTTCAGGCTCGCGCCAGGTGACCATCTGTGGTACATTTGTACTTACATGTCCTTCATTTTCTTTTTCCCTATGCTAGCGTTTGTCTGTCAAGACAACCCACAAAAGAACAAATTAAGGCGCACTTTACTTGCCATCGCCATTGCAGGCGCTGTAGTTAGCGACATTCAGTATTTTTTCAAGATGAGTATGTTTGAGCTCGACAAATTCCTTTGGGGTTACTGCACCATATTCCTCATTCTCGGGTACGAACTTTCGCTATTCATCCGCAAGTTTGACGATCGACAGAAAAAGCTTTTAGCGATGGGAATCGCAATTTACTTACTTGGATTTTTGATAAAGTTTGGACTGCAGAATTATATGTTCAGCCATTACGGATATGTCGACAACAAATTCCGTTGGCTCCAAAGCTCGCTATGTTTTGTGACAGCAACGGGAATGTTCATGACCGTGTATGCACTCGGCACATGGATTAAGCAAAACAGCATCATCGCACGCATCATCAATTACATCGGTTCCTGCACATTTGCAATTTATCTTTTCCATATGCTAGTCCTTAACAGCACCTGGAACTTCCGCGGAATGCTTTGGAGAAACTTTCATTACACAATGACGCTTCCGAACATCACAGCATATTACATTGTCAATTCACTAGCGGTATTTGGCATAACGCTAGCGATTGCGATTGTTTTTAAATACGTTGTCGAAAAGCCCGTTGCAAAACTATTTAAATAA
- a CDS encoding M18 family aminopeptidase, translating into MEFFDFLNTAVTPYHTVDALKSFFKANSFAEIGLAANFEPAKAYFVCREGSVIAFRTPKQWCDTSKFRIALAHTDFPTLKISPNPDGVNAGVCTLHTEVYGSPLYTSWLDRDLGYAGMLAYVDSADKSNTLKTKLFRGDKLFRIPQLAVHLNRGVNQDGLKVNPQVDFNALWTGASGSSASENRKNLFVKALEKELPEGARLIDFDVQLFDAQPANRGGFNDEWIYSGRLDNLSSCHAIAEAMVSATSAENDCLVACFFNNEEVGSNTREGAAGNFLKSVLDSIASLQNDNVRDVILEGQSPDRIHETFTSKGHARPLTSYLAESIALSIDMAHAEHPNHTEKHEPNHAPLLGKGIVLKTNSQKRYASDLMSSAQLRLLCEKAGIPLQVFIMRNDMPCGSTVGPTVSANLGIPTVDIGEPMLSMHSIREMMAASDHEDMIKLVEALYC; encoded by the coding sequence TTGAACCCGCAAAAGCCTATTTCGTGTGCCGCGAAGGTTCGGTCATTGCGTTCCGTACGCCAAAACAGTGGTGTGACACGTCGAAGTTCAGGATTGCGCTTGCGCATACGGACTTCCCGACGCTCAAGATTTCCCCGAATCCAGATGGCGTGAATGCGGGTGTGTGCACGCTCCATACGGAGGTTTACGGTTCTCCGCTTTACACGAGCTGGCTTGATCGCGACCTTGGCTATGCGGGGATGCTTGCGTATGTAGATTCGGCGGACAAGTCGAATACGCTCAAGACGAAACTGTTCCGCGGTGATAAACTTTTCAGGATTCCGCAGTTGGCGGTCCACCTGAACCGTGGTGTGAATCAGGACGGCCTCAAGGTGAATCCGCAGGTAGATTTCAATGCGTTGTGGACGGGTGCCTCGGGCAGTAGTGCTTCTGAAAACCGCAAGAACTTGTTTGTGAAGGCGCTTGAAAAGGAACTCCCGGAAGGCGCTCGATTGATTGATTTTGACGTGCAGCTATTTGATGCCCAGCCCGCAAATCGCGGCGGCTTTAACGACGAATGGATTTATTCTGGAAGGCTCGATAATTTGAGCAGCTGCCATGCCATTGCCGAAGCGATGGTGTCTGCGACATCCGCTGAAAACGATTGCCTTGTTGCGTGTTTCTTTAACAACGAAGAAGTCGGTTCCAACACGCGCGAAGGAGCTGCCGGTAACTTCTTGAAAAGTGTGTTGGATTCTATCGCTTCGCTCCAGAATGACAATGTTAGGGATGTCATCCTGGAGGGGCAAAGCCCCGATAGGATCCATGAAACCTTTACATCAAAGGGACATGCCCGACCTCTTACTTCGTACCTTGCAGAGTCCATCGCGCTCTCTATCGACATGGCGCATGCCGAGCATCCGAACCACACGGAAAAGCACGAGCCGAATCACGCTCCGCTGTTGGGCAAGGGCATTGTACTCAAGACAAACTCACAAAAGCGTTACGCGAGTGACCTGATGAGCTCTGCTCAGCTCCGTTTGCTTTGTGAAAAAGCGGGAATTCCACTTCAAGTTTTCATTATGCGAAACGACATGCCTTGCGGCTCGACGGTCGGTCCGACGGTTTCTGCAAATCTCGGAATCCCGACGGTCGATATCGGCGAGCCCATGCTCAGCATGCACAGCATCCGCGAGATGATGGCCGCAAGCGACCACGAAGACATGATTAAGCTTGTAGAAGCTTTGTATTGCTAG